One Streptomyces fagopyri DNA window includes the following coding sequences:
- a CDS encoding VOC family protein, producing the protein MELKLEMIVMPVSDIDRAKAFYEKVGFRLDVDHTASDDFRAVHFTPPGSECSIIFGEGMTPIAPGTLQGLYLIVSDIQKAHAELVGRGIEVSEIFHDANLFFHGHQDGDVTHHSPGQERLAGPHPERASYGSFLTFSDPDGNGWVLQEITQRQPGR; encoded by the coding sequence ATGGAACTGAAGCTCGAAATGATCGTGATGCCCGTCTCCGACATCGACCGGGCGAAGGCCTTCTACGAGAAGGTCGGATTCCGCCTGGACGTCGACCACACGGCCAGCGACGACTTCCGGGCCGTGCACTTCACACCGCCCGGCTCCGAGTGCTCGATCATCTTCGGCGAGGGGATGACACCCATCGCACCCGGCACGCTCCAGGGCCTGTACCTCATCGTCTCCGACATCCAGAAGGCCCACGCGGAACTCGTCGGCCGCGGCATCGAGGTCAGCGAGATATTCCACGACGCCAACCTCTTCTTCCACGGCCACCAGGACGGGGACGTCACCCACCACTCCCCCGGCCAGGAGCGTCTGGCCGGCCCGCACCCCGAGCGCGCCTCCTACGGCTCCTTCCTCACCTTCAGCGACCCCGACGGCAACGGCTGGGTGCTCCAGGAAATAACGCAGCGCCAGCCCGGCCGCTGA
- a CDS encoding dihydrolipoyl dehydrogenase family protein, giving the protein MRNETVRNTAVTNETTRTYDVIVIGGGPVGENVAERTRAAGLSTVIVERELLGGECSFWACDPSKALLRPVVARADASRVPGLDPAVAGPLDVERVFAHRDRMSSYWKDEDQADWLNSVSVDLLRGHGRLTGPRQVAVQTPDGDTITLAARHAVALSTGTRAALPPIPGLDTVHPWTSREATTARKVPGRLTVVGGGVVAVEMATAWQALGSQVTMLVLENGLLERMEPFAGELVTDALREAGVDIRFDTTATSVHRDGGEVRITLSDGTQLAADEILFATGRTPQTRDIGLQTVGLTPGDWLNVDDTFQVTGIDDGWLYAVGDVNRRALMTHQGKYQARIAGTVIGARAKEEPVHDAPWGTHVATADHTAVPQVVFTIPEIASVGLTSREAERSERRIEVVDYDLAQVAGAHQYGKDYRGRARMLVDTDRNTVVGVTFAGPGVSELVHSATIAIAGEVPLDRLWHAVPAFPTLGEVWLRLLETHRG; this is encoded by the coding sequence ATGAGGAACGAGACAGTGAGGAACACAGCAGTGACGAACGAGACGACCCGCACCTACGACGTGATCGTCATCGGCGGGGGCCCGGTCGGCGAGAACGTCGCCGAACGCACCCGCGCCGCAGGACTCAGCACCGTGATCGTGGAACGCGAACTCCTCGGCGGCGAATGCTCGTTCTGGGCCTGCGACCCGAGCAAGGCACTGCTACGACCCGTGGTGGCACGTGCCGACGCCAGCCGCGTCCCCGGACTCGACCCGGCGGTGGCCGGCCCGCTGGACGTCGAGCGGGTCTTCGCACACCGCGACAGGATGTCCTCGTACTGGAAGGACGAAGACCAGGCCGACTGGCTGAACTCGGTCTCCGTCGACCTCCTACGCGGCCACGGCCGCCTCACCGGCCCCCGACAGGTGGCCGTGCAAACCCCCGACGGCGACACCATCACCCTGGCCGCCCGACATGCCGTCGCCCTCTCCACCGGCACCCGCGCCGCCCTGCCCCCCATCCCCGGACTCGACACCGTCCACCCCTGGACCAGCCGCGAGGCCACCACCGCCCGCAAGGTACCCGGCCGGCTCACCGTCGTCGGAGGCGGTGTGGTCGCTGTCGAGATGGCCACCGCCTGGCAAGCCCTCGGCTCCCAGGTCACCATGCTCGTCCTCGAGAACGGTCTCCTCGAACGGATGGAACCCTTCGCCGGCGAACTGGTCACCGACGCCTTGCGCGAAGCAGGCGTCGACATCCGCTTCGACACCACCGCCACCTCCGTGCACCGCGACGGCGGCGAGGTGCGGATCACCCTCTCCGACGGTACACAACTGGCCGCGGACGAGATCCTGTTCGCGACCGGCCGCACCCCACAGACCCGGGACATCGGCCTGCAAACGGTCGGACTCACCCCCGGCGACTGGCTGAACGTCGACGACACCTTCCAAGTCACCGGGATCGACGACGGCTGGCTCTACGCCGTCGGCGACGTCAACCGCCGCGCCCTGATGACACACCAGGGCAAGTACCAGGCCCGGATCGCCGGCACCGTCATCGGCGCCCGCGCCAAGGAAGAACCCGTCCACGACGCCCCCTGGGGCACGCATGTCGCCACCGCCGACCACACAGCCGTCCCCCAGGTCGTCTTCACCATCCCCGAGATCGCCTCCGTCGGCCTCACCAGCCGCGAGGCCGAGCGGAGCGAGCGCCGCATCGAAGTCGTCGACTACGACCTCGCCCAGGTCGCCGGCGCCCACCAGTACGGCAAGGACTACCGCGGCCGGGCCCGCATGCTCGTCGACACCGACCGCAACACCGTGGTGGGCGTCACCTTCGCCGGCCCCGGCGTCAGCGAACTGGTCCACTCGGCCACCATCGCGATCGCCGGCGAAGTCCCCCTCGACCGCCTCTGGCACGCCGTCCCCGCCTTCCCCACCCTCGGCGAAGTCTGGCTGCGACTACTCGAGACCCACCGCGGCTGA
- a CDS encoding S8 family serine peptidase: MSTIRPAAAITAGLMLVAVAVPAAFAAQPDRTEPATPPAAARPAHSATVRLVTGDQVTVTTLPGGRHTASVQPAPGREHIPFRTLEGDDKALTVMPFDAQGLVSAGTLDRRLFDVTALIADGYDEAHTSALPLIISSQPEPSRAGARVTAQASKAAAATADRLVALKAAGTSSRELKSVHARSMRVADHDLGKFWKTLTPGASSDAARAAVTPRISLDGKVKALLDRSTAQINAPTAWKAGYEGQGVKVAVLDTGVDASHPDLAGRIAEAKDFSGSGNTGDHFGHGTHVASIVGGSGAASGGTRRGVAPKADLLIGKVLDDSGYGDESGIIAGMEWATGEHAKVVNMSLGASIETDGTDPLSEAVNTLTATTGTLFVVAAGNDGPGTSTVGTPGAADAALTVGAVDRDDSLAPFSSRGPRFGDGAVKPDVTAPGVGIVAARAAGTSLGDPVDANYISLSGTSMATPHVAGAAALLAQQHPDWQAQQLKDALTSTAHTVPGTRVTEQGGGRIDLATATGPVTATGSVTLAPLQIGGAAGQRQTATVHYTNTGDRPITLSLTAGLATDTGKALPAGVVSLASDTVQLAAGATADVPLRTDAAKAFRGNFYGYVTAKSSAGTVVAHTTVSLVVHAPQHRLTVVYRDRNGQVVPGALPNIWGADGWVQYTDRDAAVAVVEEGTYYLNSGFYATTSDGDQVGDIVVPEVKVTKDTTVTLNAAHVTEVKVHTPRPAEQHGVISTMLHRQIDGHGLLQGALYFDTVNHLYISPTAPVTDGSFEYHSRWQMVAPQLRAKVSGTSQAFTPYYEPLSPVFGDQGARLTAVDAGSVTEPKLGKVRGKLAVARYAWPTGDYAGFSRLAAAAGAKAVLFAWEPAGGAAWTRWQPDGARLALPSMRTNWKNGGALLDRIEKGTTSLEFSGTINSPYLYDVMPVSKGSIPQQMVYTVSDRNTARVDATYTRTGASTWASEQRFAWRPYEDTAWNQYSRYVPVGRERVEYVSSAEDTLWNHVVHHNVVWIPDFALQAGSQDAPHTYRPGQHATEQWFKAVVRPSIPRGFAKKSVRNGDTLSVYVPEFNDSGTGHWSFSELPAFGGGVGGASAKDSGPFPVPDTATAVLYRNGKQIAASDNGAWGNLEVPPGKATYALDLTTARDSDDWRFGTDTHTSWTFHSDTTTGSTMLPLLQVDYNVPVDAQNQMGRERVHTVGLNVRMQDGMPAPRGVKLKVEASYEDGKNWMTVHSARYRNDGQFIASLARPSYIHGDAYVTLRVTATDAAGDSVQQTVVRAFLQRGPK, translated from the coding sequence ATGTCCACCATCCGCCCGGCGGCGGCGATAACCGCGGGCTTGATGCTGGTTGCCGTAGCCGTGCCCGCCGCGTTCGCGGCGCAGCCGGACCGAACCGAGCCCGCCACCCCGCCCGCCGCCGCTCGCCCGGCCCACTCCGCGACCGTACGGCTGGTGACCGGTGATCAGGTGACGGTGACGACGCTGCCCGGCGGCCGCCACACCGCGTCGGTTCAGCCCGCCCCAGGACGCGAGCACATTCCCTTCCGCACACTGGAGGGCGACGACAAGGCACTGACCGTGATGCCGTTCGACGCCCAGGGGCTGGTGTCCGCCGGCACCCTGGACCGGCGGCTGTTCGACGTGACGGCCCTGATCGCCGATGGCTATGACGAGGCCCACACCTCCGCGCTGCCTCTGATCATCTCCTCGCAGCCGGAGCCCTCACGGGCCGGAGCCAGGGTCACAGCGCAGGCGTCGAAGGCCGCCGCGGCCACCGCCGACCGGCTCGTGGCACTCAAGGCGGCCGGGACGTCCTCCCGTGAACTCAAGAGCGTCCACGCGCGATCGATGCGTGTCGCCGACCACGACCTCGGCAAATTCTGGAAGACGCTCACTCCCGGCGCGTCGTCGGACGCCGCCCGCGCGGCGGTCACTCCCCGGATCTCACTCGACGGCAAGGTCAAGGCGCTGCTGGACCGCAGCACCGCCCAGATCAACGCCCCCACCGCATGGAAGGCGGGCTACGAGGGCCAGGGCGTCAAGGTGGCCGTGCTGGACACCGGTGTCGACGCAAGCCATCCCGACCTCGCCGGGCGCATCGCGGAAGCCAAGGACTTCTCCGGCAGCGGGAACACCGGTGACCACTTCGGACACGGCACGCATGTCGCCTCGATCGTCGGCGGCAGCGGCGCGGCGTCCGGCGGGACCCGCCGCGGTGTCGCGCCCAAGGCCGACCTGCTGATCGGCAAGGTGCTGGACGACAGTGGTTACGGCGACGAGTCGGGCATCATCGCCGGCATGGAGTGGGCCACCGGCGAGCACGCCAAGGTCGTCAACATGAGCCTCGGCGCGTCCATCGAGACCGACGGCACCGACCCGCTGAGCGAGGCCGTCAACACCCTGACCGCCACCACCGGCACGCTGTTCGTCGTCGCGGCGGGCAACGACGGCCCGGGCACCTCCACCGTCGGCACGCCGGGAGCGGCCGATGCCGCACTGACCGTGGGGGCCGTCGACCGCGACGACTCCCTCGCTCCCTTCTCCAGCCGCGGCCCGCGCTTCGGGGACGGGGCGGTCAAGCCGGACGTGACAGCCCCCGGGGTCGGCATCGTCGCCGCCCGCGCCGCCGGTACCAGCCTGGGCGACCCGGTCGACGCCAACTACATCTCCCTGTCCGGGACCTCCATGGCCACCCCGCACGTCGCCGGAGCAGCCGCCCTACTGGCCCAGCAGCACCCCGACTGGCAGGCCCAGCAGCTCAAGGACGCCCTGACCAGCACCGCACACACGGTGCCCGGAACCAGGGTGACCGAGCAGGGCGGCGGCCGCATCGACCTGGCCACCGCCACCGGCCCGGTCACGGCCACCGGCTCCGTCACCCTCGCCCCGCTCCAGATCGGCGGGGCGGCGGGGCAGCGGCAGACGGCCACCGTCCACTACACCAACACAGGTGACCGCCCGATCACCCTCTCGCTGACGGCCGGCCTGGCCACCGACACCGGGAAGGCGCTCCCGGCCGGAGTGGTCAGCCTGGCCTCCGACACCGTGCAACTGGCCGCCGGAGCCACCGCCGACGTGCCGCTGCGCACCGACGCGGCGAAGGCCTTCCGCGGCAACTTCTACGGGTACGTCACCGCGAAGTCCTCGGCCGGCACCGTGGTGGCGCACACCACGGTCTCACTCGTCGTACACGCCCCGCAGCACCGGCTGACCGTCGTCTACCGAGACCGCAACGGCCAGGTCGTGCCGGGCGCGCTGCCGAACATCTGGGGTGCCGACGGCTGGGTGCAGTACACGGACAGGGACGCGGCCGTCGCCGTCGTGGAAGAGGGCACGTACTACCTCAACTCCGGCTTCTACGCCACCACATCGGACGGTGACCAGGTCGGCGACATCGTCGTCCCCGAGGTGAAGGTCACCAAGGACACGACGGTGACGCTCAACGCCGCCCATGTCACCGAGGTGAAGGTCCACACACCCCGCCCCGCCGAGCAGCACGGTGTCATCAGCACCATGCTGCACCGCCAGATCGACGGCCACGGCCTGCTCCAGGGTGCCCTGTACTTCGACACCGTCAATCATCTCTACATCAGCCCCACCGCTCCGGTCACCGACGGCTCCTTCGAATACCACTCGCGCTGGCAGATGGTGGCCCCGCAACTGCGCGCGAAGGTCTCCGGAACCTCGCAGGCGTTCACTCCGTACTACGAACCGCTCTCCCCGGTCTTCGGGGACCAGGGCGCACGGCTGACCGCCGTGGACGCCGGGTCCGTGACCGAGCCGAAACTGGGCAAGGTGCGCGGCAAGCTGGCCGTCGCCCGCTACGCCTGGCCCACCGGTGACTACGCCGGCTTCTCGCGGCTCGCCGCGGCGGCCGGGGCCAAGGCGGTGCTCTTCGCCTGGGAGCCGGCCGGGGGCGCCGCCTGGACCCGGTGGCAGCCGGACGGTGCCCGGTTGGCGCTGCCGTCGATGCGGACCAACTGGAAGAACGGGGGCGCCCTGCTGGACCGCATCGAGAAGGGCACCACGTCGCTGGAGTTCTCCGGCACGATCAACAGCCCGTACCTGTATGACGTGATGCCGGTCTCGAAGGGCTCCATCCCTCAGCAGATGGTCTACACCGTCTCGGATCGCAACACCGCGCGGGTCGACGCCACGTACACACGCACCGGTGCCTCCACCTGGGCCAGCGAGCAGCGGTTCGCATGGCGGCCCTACGAGGACACGGCGTGGAACCAGTACAGCCGGTACGTGCCGGTGGGCCGGGAACGCGTCGAGTACGTGAGCAGCGCCGAGGACACCCTGTGGAACCACGTCGTGCATCACAACGTGGTCTGGATCCCCGACTTCGCCCTGCAGGCCGGATCGCAGGACGCCCCGCACACCTACCGGCCCGGCCAGCACGCCACGGAGCAGTGGTTCAAAGCAGTGGTCCGGCCGTCGATCCCACGCGGCTTCGCCAAGAAGTCGGTACGCAACGGCGACACCCTGTCGGTGTACGTCCCGGAGTTCAACGACTCCGGCACCGGCCACTGGTCGTTCTCCGAACTGCCGGCCTTCGGCGGCGGTGTCGGTGGCGCCTCCGCGAAGGACAGCGGGCCCTTTCCCGTGCCGGACACGGCCACGGCGGTGCTGTACCGCAACGGCAAGCAGATCGCCGCGTCCGACAACGGCGCCTGGGGCAACCTGGAGGTGCCCCCGGGCAAGGCCACCTACGCTCTGGACCTGACGACGGCCCGCGATTCGGACGACTGGCGCTTCGGCACCGACACGCACACGTCGTGGACGTTCCACTCGGACACCACGACCGGCTCGACCATGCTGCCGCTGCTCCAGGTCGACTACAACGTACCGGTCGACGCCCAGAACCAGATGGGCCGGGAACGCGTGCACACCGTCGGCCTCAACGTCCGTATGCAGGACGGCATGCCCGCACCGCGCGGGGTGAAGCTGAAGGTCGAGGCGTCCTACGAGGACGGGAAGAACTGGATGACGGTGCATTCGGCCCGGTACCGCAACGACGGGCAGTTCATCGCCAGCCTGGCCCGGCCGTCATACATACACGGCGACGCGTACGTGACACTGCGCGTGACCGCGACGGACGCGGCCGGCGACAGCGTCCAGCAGACCGTGGTCCGCGCGTTCCTCCAGCGCGGGCCCAAGTGA
- a CDS encoding M4 family metallopeptidase: MRRSPRKSVAGALIAGATVLAVTASSGTAMARTSPTHASAVQTQPRAGALPVQLSAAEQAKLLKAALAGRAATARSLRLGVQEQLVPKSVVKDADGSVHTRYERTFAGLPVLGGDLVVHTAADGASAGVDKATTARITVPSTTATRSAASARTLAIGRAKAQGATGATVDGSRKVVWAASGAPVLAWESVVGGLQDDGTPSRLHVISDARTGARLFEYQGIDTGIGNSEYSGKVTLGTKVSGSTYTMTDDTRGGHKTYDLNHGDSGTGTLFTNSTDSWGDGSPTNAETAGVDAAYGAQVTWDFYKNVMGRNGIRNDGVAAYSRTHYGVAYDNAFWDDECFCMTYGDGDGDKHPLTSVDVAGHEMSHGVTAATAGLVYGDESGGLNEATSDIFGTSVEFYADNASDVGDYLIGEKIDLYGDGTPLRYQDKPSRDGISPDNWSPGLGNLDVHYSSGPANHFFYLLSEGSGAKVINGVSYNSPTADGVAVPGIGRENAAKLWYKALTERFTSTTDYQSARTQTLQAAADLWGAGSTTYNTVAKTWAAIGVVARVTVTKPADQNTVIKTPVRVQVQAGSNNPGALTYSATGLPAGLSINATTGLISGTPTAVGLSTVTVKAKDSSKVTGSATFGWGVIKTGGNVFTNTADVSVPDAGAAVYSPIKVTGRAGNAPSTLAVGVNIVHPYRGDLVVDLVAPDGTLYHLKKSNGFDSAADVIATYTVDASGETAAGTWKLKVRDAYHLDSGHINSWKLTF, translated from the coding sequence GTGAGACGATCCCCTCGCAAGTCGGTCGCAGGCGCGCTGATAGCCGGCGCCACGGTGCTCGCCGTCACCGCCTCGTCCGGCACCGCGATGGCCCGTACGTCCCCGACACACGCCAGCGCGGTCCAGACGCAGCCGCGGGCGGGCGCTCTGCCCGTCCAGCTCTCCGCCGCGGAGCAGGCGAAGCTCCTCAAAGCGGCTCTGGCGGGCCGAGCGGCCACCGCCCGGTCACTGCGGCTGGGAGTCCAGGAGCAGTTGGTCCCCAAGTCGGTCGTCAAGGACGCCGACGGCTCCGTGCACACCCGCTACGAGCGCACCTTCGCGGGACTGCCCGTACTCGGTGGCGACTTGGTCGTGCACACTGCTGCCGACGGGGCCTCGGCAGGGGTCGACAAGGCCACGACCGCGCGCATCACCGTGCCGAGCACCACCGCGACCCGCTCCGCCGCCTCGGCGAGAACCCTCGCGATCGGCCGCGCCAAGGCCCAAGGGGCCACCGGCGCGACGGTGGACGGCTCCCGCAAGGTGGTCTGGGCGGCCTCCGGAGCCCCGGTCCTGGCCTGGGAGTCCGTGGTCGGCGGCCTGCAGGACGACGGCACCCCGAGCCGACTGCACGTCATCTCGGACGCGAGGACCGGCGCCAGGCTGTTCGAGTACCAGGGGATCGATACCGGCATCGGAAACAGTGAGTACAGCGGCAAGGTCACCCTGGGAACAAAGGTGTCCGGCTCGACCTACACCATGACCGACGACACCCGAGGCGGCCACAAGACGTACGACCTGAACCACGGCGACTCGGGTACCGGCACGCTGTTCACCAACTCCACCGACAGTTGGGGCGACGGCTCGCCGACCAACGCGGAGACCGCCGGTGTCGACGCCGCCTACGGCGCCCAGGTCACCTGGGACTTCTACAAGAACGTGATGGGGCGCAACGGAATCCGCAACGACGGTGTCGCTGCCTACTCCCGCACCCACTACGGCGTCGCCTACGACAACGCCTTCTGGGACGACGAGTGCTTCTGCATGACCTACGGCGACGGTGACGGCGACAAACACCCGCTGACCTCCGTCGACGTCGCCGGCCACGAGATGAGTCACGGCGTCACCGCCGCCACCGCGGGTCTGGTCTACGGGGACGAGTCCGGCGGCCTCAACGAGGCGACCTCGGACATCTTCGGCACATCGGTCGAGTTCTACGCCGACAACGCGAGCGACGTCGGCGACTACCTCATCGGCGAGAAGATCGACCTCTACGGTGACGGCACCCCGCTGCGCTACCAGGACAAGCCCTCGCGGGACGGCATCTCGCCCGACAACTGGTCCCCCGGCCTCGGCAATCTGGACGTGCACTACTCCTCCGGCCCGGCGAACCACTTCTTCTACCTGCTGTCCGAGGGAAGCGGCGCGAAGGTCATCAACGGCGTCAGCTACAACAGCCCCACCGCCGACGGAGTGGCGGTCCCCGGCATCGGCCGGGAGAACGCCGCCAAACTCTGGTACAAGGCCCTGACCGAGCGCTTCACCTCCACCACCGACTACCAGAGCGCCCGGACCCAGACCCTTCAGGCCGCCGCCGACCTCTGGGGCGCAGGCAGCACCACCTACAACACGGTCGCCAAGACCTGGGCCGCCATCGGCGTCGTCGCCCGCGTCACGGTCACCAAACCGGCTGACCAGAACACGGTCATCAAGACCCCCGTACGCGTGCAGGTCCAGGCCGGCAGCAACAACCCGGGAGCGCTCACCTACTCCGCCACCGGCCTGCCCGCGGGTCTGTCGATCAACGCGACCACGGGGCTGATCTCCGGCACCCCGACCGCCGTCGGTCTCAGCACCGTGACCGTCAAGGCCAAGGACTCCTCCAAGGTCACCGGTTCGGCGACCTTCGGCTGGGGCGTCATCAAGACCGGCGGCAACGTCTTCACCAACACCGCCGACGTATCCGTGCCGGACGCCGGCGCGGCCGTGTACTCACCCATCAAGGTCACTGGTCGCGCGGGCAACGCGCCCAGCACCCTGGCGGTCGGTGTCAACATCGTGCACCCCTACCGCGGTGACCTGGTCGTCGACCTCGTCGCCCCGGACGGCACCCTCTACCACCTGAAGAAGTCCAACGGCTTCGACTCCGCGGCCGACGTCATCGCCACCTACACCGTCGACGCCTCCGGTGAAACCGCCGCCGGCACCTGGAAGTTGAAGGTCCGGGACGCCTACCACCTGGACAGCGGCCACATCAACAGCTGGAAGCTCACCTTCTGA
- a CDS encoding dihydrofolate reductase family protein, producing MRKLVYGMNLTLDGYIATAGDDIGWSGPPSDELFQWWLDHEQTSGLSLYGRKLWEAMSSYWPTGDQRPGATPAEIEFARNWRDTPKVVFSSTIDKVDWNTRLVTGDAIAEITRLKAEGGGPMNIGGATLAGAAMRAGLIDEYAVVAHPVLVGSGTPFFTAVDSWVNLNLVETRTFPGGVVLTRYETSR from the coding sequence ATGCGGAAACTGGTCTACGGCATGAACCTGACCCTGGACGGCTACATCGCCACGGCCGGCGACGACATCGGCTGGAGCGGACCACCGAGCGACGAGCTGTTCCAGTGGTGGCTCGACCACGAGCAGACCAGCGGCCTGTCGCTGTACGGGCGCAAGCTGTGGGAGGCGATGAGCTCCTACTGGCCGACCGGCGACCAGCGGCCGGGCGCCACCCCGGCGGAGATCGAGTTCGCGCGGAACTGGCGGGACACGCCGAAGGTGGTGTTCTCCTCGACGATCGACAAGGTCGACTGGAACACCCGCCTGGTCACCGGCGACGCGATCGCCGAGATCACCCGGCTCAAGGCCGAGGGCGGCGGCCCGATGAACATCGGCGGCGCAACGCTCGCCGGGGCGGCCATGCGCGCCGGGCTGATCGACGAGTACGCGGTCGTCGCCCATCCGGTCCTGGTGGGCAGCGGCACACCGTTCTTCACCGCGGTGGACAGCTGGGTGAACCTGAACCTGGTGGAGACGCGGACGTTTCCCGGCGGCGTGGTCCTGACCAGGTACGAGACTAGTCGCTGA
- a CDS encoding M48 family metallopeptidase, translating into MSFRLRAIRAFLLLVGFHLMGVVLLSAIAAVDWLLVTRLFSARAASFEGMILTVSVLLAVAIVRGLFAFVRAGRLSPVPHGVPVTPQDQPELWGQIQAAAKVAGQRPPDELYLVAEVNAGVAEHSRLLGLLPGRRRMLLGLPLLDGLTVPRLRAVLAHEFGHYANLDTRFGAVTMRGRQALLHTVEVFGKGSTPLHHTIGALYVGYARIYLRTSQSVARHQELAADRTAARHAGRDATAAALRALPVLTAAHAYYLETYPAMGSPLEALPPHGEVHQGFRRLLAARTGEQLALVSSGQRPPRPHPYDSHPPTAERIALIEELPTDGRPDGTVDEPAALTLLRDADLVFAALEARTLSMEAARWRRMSWEDLVMARATADAENWSRPLRVAVARTLRSTTQEADNPTPAHPTVATETQAAKELPSLEEVLDAFDRGLLWTAIADRIPKPDQAARLTGPSARNFIRPKVFDALAGMVHLRLAETGDATPDIAWSGRPGLALPEAWEKAMDDAIDAAIADQPDTTPLRALLAGPNHASA; encoded by the coding sequence ATGTCGTTCCGGCTGCGCGCGATCCGCGCGTTCCTGCTGCTGGTTGGCTTCCATCTGATGGGAGTCGTTCTCCTGTCGGCCATCGCGGCGGTCGACTGGCTGCTCGTGACACGACTGTTCAGCGCGAGAGCGGCCTCGTTCGAAGGCATGATCCTGACCGTCAGCGTCCTGCTGGCGGTCGCGATCGTGCGGGGTCTCTTCGCCTTCGTGCGGGCCGGGCGTCTCAGCCCTGTGCCTCACGGAGTGCCCGTCACACCACAGGACCAGCCCGAGCTCTGGGGGCAGATACAAGCAGCCGCGAAAGTTGCCGGGCAACGGCCACCGGACGAGCTCTACCTGGTCGCCGAGGTCAACGCAGGGGTCGCCGAACACAGCCGTCTCCTGGGACTCCTGCCCGGACGGCGGCGCATGCTCCTGGGGCTGCCACTGCTCGACGGCCTGACAGTCCCGCGGCTGCGTGCCGTCCTCGCCCACGAGTTCGGGCACTACGCCAACCTCGACACCCGGTTCGGCGCTGTCACGATGCGTGGACGACAGGCCCTCCTGCACACGGTCGAGGTCTTCGGGAAGGGCAGCACCCCGCTGCACCACACCATCGGCGCACTGTACGTCGGCTACGCCCGGATCTACCTCCGCACCTCGCAGTCCGTGGCCCGCCACCAAGAGCTCGCCGCGGATCGGACGGCCGCCCGGCACGCGGGCCGTGACGCAACAGCCGCCGCACTGCGCGCTCTCCCGGTCCTCACCGCCGCGCACGCCTACTACCTCGAGACGTATCCCGCAATGGGCAGTCCGCTGGAGGCACTGCCGCCTCATGGTGAGGTGCACCAAGGCTTCCGTCGGCTACTGGCCGCCCGGACCGGCGAGCAGCTCGCTCTTGTCTCCTCCGGGCAGCGTCCACCGCGGCCACACCCCTATGACTCGCACCCACCGACAGCCGAACGCATCGCCCTGATAGAGGAACTGCCCACCGATGGACGCCCGGACGGGACGGTGGACGAGCCGGCAGCGCTGACCCTGCTGCGTGACGCGGACCTCGTGTTCGCCGCGTTGGAGGCACGCACCCTGTCGATGGAGGCAGCGCGATGGCGGCGCATGAGTTGGGAGGACCTCGTCATGGCCCGCGCGACCGCCGACGCCGAAAACTGGTCCCGGCCGTTGCGGGTCGCCGTCGCAAGGACGCTCCGCTCGACGACGCAAGAGGCAGACAACCCCACGCCCGCACACCCGACCGTCGCCACCGAGACCCAGGCCGCCAAGGAGCTGCCCTCCCTGGAAGAGGTCCTCGACGCGTTCGACCGCGGTCTGCTGTGGACGGCGATCGCCGACCGCATACCCAAGCCGGATCAGGCAGCACGGCTGACCGGGCCCTCAGCCCGCAACTTCATTCGGCCCAAAGTCTTCGACGCACTCGCGGGCATGGTCCACCTGCGCCTCGCCGAAACCGGAGACGCCACACCAGACATCGCCTGGTCGGGCCGGCCCGGACTCGCTCTGCCCGAAGCATGGGAGAAGGCCATGGACGACGCCATCGACGCCGCCATCGCCGACCAGCCCGACACCACACCACTGCGTGCCCTGCTCGCCGGCCCCAACCACGCTTCCGCATAG